The following is a genomic window from Nymphaea colorata isolate Beijing-Zhang1983 chromosome 3, ASM883128v2, whole genome shotgun sequence.
GCAGCGACTGCCGACTGGCGCGTTCGTTCCTTCATTGAAGGCGGCAACCTTCTTTCCTTTAAACGATGTGGCAAAGATCGTTTCGGAATACAAATTGACAGAGCCGTCGTTTCGGTGACTCGGCCTAAAGCGGTCGTCGgccaaaaatattaaaaataactaaTTAAAAATTCTATAAAAATTAGAATATTAAAAATAGTTAGAAGTCAGCGATTGACGTTCTTGAATCGGACATTCACTTCCAGTATTCCCATTCCTCATCTTCCCCATTTTTTCTGGTTCAGCCTAGTTTTACTGGCTACCATCAAATAAAGGCTTTGCTTTTTACCATTAAACTTCAACTCTAACTACAATATCGATTAAGAGAGAATTTAAAGATGATGCTTTCTATGAAAAGAAGAGACTACTTTAAAGTATTTAGCACCTCAATTAGCTAGAGGTGTCGGACTCAAAAGTTAGACATTAAAATGAGAATCATGTTTCTTATCGACTCAGAATGTCGAACGCATGCATAATGTAACATAATGTACACAAATATCATTATACTTGCAAAGATAAAAAGGGACAATACTGTACAACCAAACCATGCGACCTACAGCAGATCATTTCTCCTCCTACTCagccttcttctccttcatggGTTTCCTTTCGAATTTCATTCTTGATAGAAATTTCTCGTCCACCTTCTTATACACTTGTTCTCCCCATCTTCTTGCAGCTTCTAAGCTCTTCTTGATCTTCCCTTCGTACTTGAGGTAAGTGACGGGCAAAACGAAACAGAGAACCATACCTGCTCTCTCACCGACAATGAAATTAAGCAGAAGTTAAGAAGAGAACGGATTTGTAAGTCAAAACTATAAAATAAGCCATTTTTCCAGTTTCTATATGAGCCCATTGAATCTCAAATTCTCATTAGAGCCAGCCTTGAAATTCCTGAACGCCCACATGATTTAgattgtttacaatttcaacaaagaacccaaaaaaaaaatcaggctTATCAAAGATATCATGATCTTGATCGTGATAGAGATTCGGAAATCAACCAACACCCTACTGAATCAATCCAgcagataacaaagaaaaagaactcaCACAAGTAGGCAAACGTGATCAGGTCGAACCAGCTACCAACTATAGAGACGACCCACAACGCCGCTATGATCTCCCCAAACACCATCACGTCTCTCTTTTCCACCAGCGCAGTGAGAACCCAATTCAAACCATCCTCAATCGTCCTGCAAACTCTCCGCGCCGCGTCGGCGGCGGATTTCTCGGAGATTTCCGACTTCGGCACCCTAATGGTCTCCCTTCAAAGAACAAGAAGATAATGAGGCTTAGCTGTTCGATTAACCAAGGTCCAAACAGACAGAGAATCAAACAGGTACTAATCACCAGAAGGTTACTTTCGAAAAAGGGGTGCAACAATGTTCCAAGCAAAACCAACAGCAACCGCGGCCATGGCGGTCCATGCGATCAGCGTGAGAGCACGGAAGCCGCAAAGCTCCAACAAAACCCAAATCGTGGTCGCTACAAACAGCACCAACAGGCTCGCCTTCTTCCTTCTCCATAGGAATACGTCTCTGAACGTCTCTGTTACATCCATATCCTTTAACACAACAGCCACAATTCGATTCTTATATAACATATACGAGATTGAAATTAAAGCAAGAACTTCGCGTGCTCGGCTGAGTGATCAGGTAGCTCAAAACCCTCAAGTTCAAGGAAAAgcttaaaaatttaatatcaaaAGAATGTGAACCGCGGATGTCCTTCGGGCTCCAGACGAAAACTCGAAATTTCCGATCGGTCCAAAAATGGAGTTTTGAAAGTTTCGTAGCGAGGGAACTATACAATTTTCCTTAATAACAAAAGATTTGGCTATGCAAAACATTGATCGCCCTCCAAAGTTAAGGTTAAAATACAAGAGCcacatttttgcttttttctttaaagaatCTTTTCCCTACAATTCCGTCAGCATTTAGACTTTGGAGAGCAACTCATCCAAACTCCAAtctaaaaatttattactagcCCGTGTCCATggtgaaaaataatttttcccGTCACCATATAAAGAGAATTTTTGGAGGGACCTCACCATTTTTTACATTGAACTGTTTTTCTGGTTTCGGCATTTCGGAGGATTGCTTCGGCTTTTCAAGGATGGCGTCCgcttcttcaaggacaggaGGCGCATCTGTTTCTGGTGTCTCGGCCGCTGGCTCTGCCTGCTCGCCGGCGCCGGGGCTCAGCTGACCGtcatcttctcctcctcccACACTCCCCTCCATGGTCGCTCCACTCTCCCCCGACCCAGCAGACCCCGTCCTTCACTTCCCCATTAAAACTGCCTGCCATCCATCACGATTGCTTGCTGACGTGTTAACACCCCTCGAAACGTGGCGTCACCCGGCAACGTGGCACCAAAAACATGTCATACGTGTTGCCCTACTTCGCTTGGGAAAACTACTGCAGTCCATGCCATTCCCGGATCCAATcgagatccaaaaccaaatgatacGTGGACCAGATCTGTATCTGTGTACCAAGGCTTCCAAGTATGGTTCGAGTAAGGCCAGATCTGTAAGGttacccaaaatttgaattcggtTCGGAGCCACGTATATTTTCAAATCCGAACTTGAGTTCGCATCTGAACTAGATATGAAACTCGAATTCTAAATTCTTGCAAAATTCGGATCCAATGCTAGTTGGGCTTGTGCTTATTTTCCATGAATTGAGAAGAAggatgagaaattgaaaaataatgtaGTTTTAAGCTTCAGTTAGGATGAACTATTTGCTTCAGATATATCGAGTGAATGATTCTCcccaatttttaattttcttgatttgcaTCACGGATGTGATATAACTAATGTATTAAGAAGAATTTTAATCCGATGTGGATCCATACATACATTGTAACACATAAATGGGATTTAACCATTCCTTCGTCCCTAGAAACACAATTCAGGAGCTTATTCTTGTTTTGGAGAGGAGAAAAGGGACGTTAGAAGTAAAGCTTGACTTAGCTATGATGCTGCAAAGGAAGACgttcaacaaagaaatttaagaaatatGAAATTGTTAATTATAGTTGTACATTTATTAACAACAGGCCTATTATCTCAGTTGGTTAGAGCGTCGTGCTAATAATGCGAAGGTCGCAGGTTCCATACCTGCATGGGCCTTGTTTCTTTCTGATTTAGTCTTTTTCGTTTTTATCTCGTCGTGCTAATAAAGGTTGCAGGCTCGGGATCTGCATGGGCCACGTTTCTTTTAGAtttagtcttttcatttttatcccTCGTTGGAAaaacatatatgtgtatgaTCTTATAGTTGTGTTATTAAGTATACAATCTTTCTCCACATTATCCTCAAtcttaattctttttttaaaaaaaaattagtgtattttcatttcttattccAAGCTCATCTTACAGGTGTCCATCTTAGCTGAATGTCATACATTCAATGTTCTTATATGTTGAAAATCGGTCAggttcggttcaaaattcagattaatataaatgtgaaaaaaggattctaattgcaaaatcgaattttggatctcaacatatttaaatttgaatttgaatctgactaCGTGAACATCTGAAAAAATAGATGCAATAACGAAGCTGCCCGCAGAGGGCTTAAGAAAACTGTCgatatgaattttctttttttatttttatttttaaattaaaaaaaatcagaaatcattGTCAAGTTGGCCACACACTCATGGAGTATCGATCAGGGTTTACGTTGACTTGGCCACAAAGCCAAATTAATTTCGGTCCGATAAAGtgttttctagaaaaaaatttgtttagcattttttaaaatatgaaacaaacTGGAATGAGTTGAATGCATCGACTCATATATCTTGTGCATTTAATTCGGATTACATGCGATGCTGGCTGAGCGACGTTGACAAAATAATTTTGTAGAGATCCATCGAGATCCAAATAACCCATTTGGTCGGCTGCGCTCTGGTAACCAAATTTGGAAATTGGATTGCATTTTGAAGACCGACCCGATTTGTTAAgtcaaatctaaaaaataagcCATTTTTCCAGTTTCCATATGAACCCATTGAATCTCAAAAATTTTGCTTAAAGCAAAACTTGAAGTTACTGAATTCCCACATTATTTAGATTGTTtataatttcaacaaaaaaaccccaaaaaaatcCAGAAATAACATGATCGTGATCATAAGAGATTCGAAAATCAACCCAAATGCTGGaaaggacatatatatatatatatatatatatatatatatatatatatatatataaagaaatttttttctcatggaGATAAAGAACCAGGCAAGCATTGGCCtctgaaaacctggttttgtaaaaatattttttttgtttcactagGTTTAAAAAACATAACATCGTTTTAGGTGGGCTAAATGGGGCAGTTTTTATAGGAGACCcttcaaaactaggttttcgAGGTAAAATCTGgttttattttcaaaaccaagtgTTTAGAGTGTTCAGGTAAGATCAAAATTGGGTATCTtctttttaaaactcattaaaaaattaggttttcataaaaaatagcATTTACAAAATCGAATCAAAGGATGGTATCATCTAAGCACCCCCACAATCTTTtatcaaaacaacattttcagaaatttaatttttctgaaaactCGTTTTTCATGCCACCTAGACATATcaattttgcctccaaaatacATTTTTAGTATGCACCCTACAATTTTTCAGTTCCAGAGATTCTTTAATAGCGACAGGTGCGCTCGTTCCATGCTTGGTTATTTATAATTTAATAGTAATTTGTAGACAAATTGCTAGATCTCAGACGGTTAGACTTGGAATAAAAACCATATCTTATgaatttttactaaaaaaagattttaaataaaaaacatcataatatgtttatttaaaatcatTGTCAAGTTGGCCTCATTCTTGTCGAGTATAACAAATGCATACTCTACCAGTACACAAATATCACTATACTTGCATTGCAAAGataaaaagaacaataaaaaattttagttgttcaatgtatttttttatttaagttcacTTTGAGGTTTGATTATTTGGTCGGTTTCTAAACACATGTGACCTACAGCCGATCATTTCTCCTCCTACTCAagccttcttctccttcatggGTTTCCTTTCAAACTTCATGCTTGATAGAAGTTTCTCATCCACCTTATACACTTGTTCTCCCCCTCTTTTTGCAGCTTCTGAACTGTTATTGATCTTCCCTTCGTACTTGAGGCAAGTCGCAGACAAAATGAAACAGACAACCATACCTGCTCTCTCACCGACAATGAAATTAAGCAGAAGTTAAGTTTAAAAGAGCTCGGATTTGTTTGGTCAAACTAAAATAAGCTATTTTTCCAGTTTCTATATGAATTCATTGAATCTCAAATTCTTATTAAAGCCAAACCTCGAAGTTACTGAACTCCCACATGATTTACCGCATTtacaatttcaacaaagaacCCCAAAAAAATGGAGTCTCATCAAGATATCATGGTCGTGATCATCATAGAGATTCGGAAATCAACAACACCCTACTCAATGAATCCAGCAGATAACAAAGTGCGGTAATGCAGCAggtaacaaagaaaaagaactcaCACAAGTAAACCATTTTTAgcaattttcagcaaaaatttgtcGGCCTCATCATCTCCCATACATCAGTCATCATAATTGTGACCACAAAGTTTCTCAGAGACTCATTCTGGCCTGTCAGTCTCTTCGCGTAAACTCTAACCAACCAGATGTTCCACATTGGCACCTTGATGCATTTTCTAACCAACAGGTTACATTCTTCCAGTTCCTGCAGCAGTTCTGACATCTCCCGTCGTCTCACGCATCATCTCATGATGTGCAGTTTTCTCGTCGAAATCCCTGAAGTAATTAAGAACCTCTTGGGACTTTCGAACTCGGTCTTCAAGAGTTCATGCGTCTTCCTCAATTGCTTTTATTAACCCCTTGATGATAGAAACAGCTGATATCGAAATTGGTTccaccattttttcttgtttctcttttctttctattgCATTAATTGATATTATTCCTCAAACTTTGCTGTTGTCGATGAATTCGGTCGCCACTTCAACTTCTACACGCGCACATCGAAGCCTCTCTCTTGCTCAGTTCAGCCGGCGACGGCGTCCTGCATGGGAGTTTCTGTCTCGTTTCCTGCTGGTCCCTTCTCTGTCTGCCTCATCCGCGACCGTTGGCCTTTCAGAATTGGTgtttttgttcaatgtttgtttttcttttcattgaagACCGAATTGGAGGTTGGCATTTTTTACAATCTTAATCCCATGTACCTTTAaccattttcattcttttctttcaaatatgaatatcaataaaaaaaaaaaaagtcatatctaaatccaaattcaaaatctgatttcacaatg
Proteins encoded in this region:
- the LOC116251339 gene encoding reticulon-like protein B5, yielding MEGSVGGGEDDGQLSPGAGEQAEPAAETPETDAPPVLEEADAILEKPKQSSEMPKPEKQFNVKNETFRDVFLWRRKKASLLVLFVATTIWVLLELCGFRALTLIAWTAMAAVAVGFAWNIVAPLFRKETIRVPKSEISEKSAADAARRVCRTIEDGLNWVLTALVEKRDVMVFGEIIAALWVVSIVGSWFDLITFAYLCMVLCFVLPVTYLKYEGKIKKSLEAARRWGEQVYKKVDEKFLSRMKFERKPMKEKKAE